In Actinoplanes octamycinicus, the genomic window ATTGCACGCTTGTTTCGAGAAGTTGTCAATGAGTGTCGATGTGCTGGTCTCCCGTGCTTCGCCACCACATGATCAAGATCTTCATTGCCACGGTCCGCGCTGATCACTGATCGCCGCTCCCGCGGGGACCCTTCCGGGCTTGGCAGGGCGCTGACGCGCCCAGAACGCCAAGCCCGAAAGGGCGACGCCCGCGGGTGGTGACGACGTGCCAACCCCAACTCCCGGCCCGTCCCCACCCGCTCCGGAACCCGTGCACGGTCCCGGCTGGGCCTGACGGGTGCCTCCACCGCCCGGAGACACCCGTGGGGACCAGCCGACGATCGCCCGGCTGGGTGAGAGAGGTGTCTCGGCGGCGCCGAGACACCCCTGTGGACCAGCCGGGGACCGGGACTGGCCGGCTGCGGTCAGGCGCGGGCCGGGTGCGGGGCGGGGGTCGCGGCCTGGACCAGGCGGCGGCGGACCACCTGCTCGGCGGCGGACCAGGCCGACGAGGTGACCAGGTAGAGGCCGCCGGCCAAGGGGAGCCAGGCGACGGCGAGGACGCTCAGCCAGGGCAGGTATTTCAGCATCGTGGTGGTGAGGGCGACGGCCTGCTGGGTGTCCGAGCCGCCGGCGGCGGGCAGGGGCATCGGGTTGGTGGCGGCCAGGGCGACCGCGCGGCGGGAGGTCCACCAGGCGATCGCGGCGGCCAGGACGATCAGGACGGCGAAGACCGGCAGGCCGGCCGTGAGGTGCGCGGTGAGCGGGACGCCGGCGATGGTGCCGGCCGGCGGGGCCAGCGTCACCCGGTACATGACCATGAAGAACGGGGCCTGGACCAGGGCGGGCAGCAGGCCGGCGAACGGGCCGATGCCGTGCTCGCGCTGCAACGCCAGGGTCGCGGTGGCCAGTTCCATCGGGTCCTTGTGCTTCTTCCGGAGCTTCGCGATCTCCGGGGCCAGCGCGGCGCGCCGGCGTTCGGTGCGGATCTGCAGGTAGGTGAGCGGGGTCAGGCAAGCGCGGACGAGCAGGGTGAACAGCACGATGGCGAGCGCCGGGGCGAGGCCGCCGACCGGCTCGAGCAGGCCGGCGAGGGCGGTGATGGCGGTGTGGGCGGCGTCGACGACGGAGTGGAAGAGACCGGTGACAGACATGGACGTACCCCAAGGGTCCGAAGCGGAAGGGACACCGAGCCGGCAGCGGAACGCCCACCTCGACCCACGCCTGCCTGATCCGGCGATCCCGTGGATCGGTCACGGAGGGGCGAGAACGGCGTGGGGAGAACGGCGCGGAGGCGCGCCGGGGTGTTACGCGGCCGCGGGGTACGCGGTGGGTGCTCGGGGACGGGGACGCCCGGCGGCGTCCGGGTCGAGCAGGCGCGGCGCCGACCCGCGGAAGCGGCGGGTGAACGCCCGGATGCCGGGCAGCAGCCAGGTGGTCAGCACCGGGAGGGCGACCGCGGCGACGACCAGCAGGGCCGCGGCGACCAGGGCCAGCGCCAGAACCAGGCGCGGGCCGCTGCTCAGGCCGGGCTCGAGCAGGGCGGAACCCGCCAACGCCCAGTACCCGACAAGCAGCATGGCGACGAGCCTAGCGCGCCCGCGCCATGATCGGTTTCCCGGCGAGACACGACGGGTAACCCTGCGCGCATGACAACCGCTGCCGAGGGCACTACGACGATCTCCCCGGAACTCGCCGAGCGCGCCGAGCAGCACGATCTGCTCACCCTCGGGATCGAGGAGGAATATCTGCTGGTCGACGCGGTCGAGCCGCGCGGCGTGGAGGCGGTCGAGGCGGTGCTCGCCGAGGTGCCCGAGGAGCTGCGGCCCTCGGTGCAGCACGAGTACCTGCGCAGCCAGATCGAGGTGGCCAGCCCACCGCAGCTGGAGCTGACCGGGCTGCGCGAGGCGATGGTGAGCTTGCGCACCGGGCTGGCCGACGCCGCCGAGCGGGCCGGGTCCCGGCTGGTCGCGGTGGGCTGCGGACCGGCCGCCGGGCCGAGCAGCCGGCTGGTCGACGAGCCGAGGTACCACCGGATGCGCGAGCGGTTCGGCGACCTCTCCCCCGGTCAGGGCGTCTGCGGCACGCACGTGCACGTGAGCATCCCGGACGAGGAGACCGGCGTGCAGGTGCTGAACCTGCTCCGGCCGTGGCTGCCCACCCTGCAGGCGGCGACCGCGAACTCACCGCTGGCCGGCGGCCGGGACACCGGGTACGCCAGCTGGCGCTCGATGATGTGGGAGCGCTGGCCGACCGTCGGCCCGACCCCCTACCTGCGGTCGCACGAGCACTATCTGACGCTGATCGCGGATCTGCAGGCCAGCGGCGCGATGCTCGACGAGGGCATGCTCTATTGGTACGCCCGGCTGTCCGCGCGTTACCCGACCGTGGAGATCCGGATGGGCGACGTGATGCCCACCCTGGACGACGCGATGCTGCTCGCCGCGCTGGCCCGGGCGCTGGTCGCGACCCTGGTCGCCGAGGTGCGGGCCGGGCGCGAGGGCCCCGAGGTGTCGTACCCGTTGCTGACCGCCGCGCACTGGCGGGCGGCGAAGGACGGCCTGGAGGGGCTCGGTCTGGACCTGGCCACCCGGGAGACCCGGCCGGCCTGGCGGCTGCTGCGGCAGCTGGTCGACTACGTGCACCCGCAGCTGGAGCGGCACGGCGACGCGGAGCTGGTCACCGACCTGCTGGAGCGGCTGCGGGAGCGGGGCACCGGCGCGGCCCGGCAGCGGGCGCTGCTGGCCAAGGGGACGCCGGTGGCCGGGGTGGTCGACTGGCTGGCCCGGACAACTCGTGGCGAGATGTGACGCAACGAGAATCTCGGATGAATCACAACAGATATTGCACACAGCAATACGGTGGGTGAGCAGCCAAAACCACCATAGGTGACGGCGCGATGACCGATCTGGTATCGCGCCGGATCTTGCTGCACGGTAGGCATGACGGATGCCGCCGTACAACTCGCCGCACCTGACGAGCTCCGGCGACGCAGCCGCGACGGGTGGGCGGCACCGTCGGCCGGATTCCGGGCCGGAGCAGGGCACGCCCCGCGCGGCGTTCCTGGACCCGTCCGTGCGTTCCGCAGTGGACCCCGCCGCCACGCCGCGGAGCCGGTCCGCCCGGCATCGCGCGACCGGGGACACCGGGTCGTGGAGCACCGTGCGTACCGAGAAGGGCCCGCAGCGGTCCGCCGGCTCCCGGCGGTCCCGGGCGAAGCGCCCGGTCGTCGGCTCGCACCGCGCACCGAACACGCTGCCGCTGGAATCCTGGCTGGCCGCGGCCAAGAACCGGCCGACCACCGTGCTCGGCACCCTGGTGGTGGCCGGGCTGCTGATCACCGTGGTGCCGCTGTCCCAGCCGGACTCCAGCGACCCGGGCCAGCTGACCACCGCCGCGCAGGCGGCGGCCTCGGCGCAGGCGGCGGAGCGCAACAAGGCCGCCCAGGCCGGCGGACGGCAGCAGAGCGACGGCGGCGCGAAACCGCAGGGGCAGCCGGTCACCGGCGGGTCGGCCACGCCGACCCCGGAGGCCACCGTCACCGGGCGGCCGGCCGAGGACAACCCGGCGCGGCCGGTGCCGGCCGGCGCCGGACCGGGCAAGTCGCTGCTCACCACCGGCGGCCGGCAGGTCGCGCTGACCTTCGACGACGGGCCGGACCCGGTGCTCACCCCGAAGATCCTCGCGATGCTCGGGAAGTACCAGGTGAAGGCGACCTTCTGCCTGGTCGGTTCGCAGGCGCGCAAGCACCCCGAGCTGGTCCGGCAGATCGTGGCGGCCGGGCACACGCTGTGCAACCACACCTTCGACCACGACCTGACGATCGGGAAGAAGAACGCCGGGCAGATCCGCGCCGACCTGGCCAGGACCAACCAGGCGATCCGGGACGCGGCACCGGGCGCGGCGATCCCGTTCTTCCGGGCGCCGGGCGGCAACTTCAGCGACAAGCTGGTCAAGGTGGCCTACGCCGACGGGATGTCCTCGCTCTACTGGGCAGTCGACCCGCGGGACTGGGAGCACCCGGCCGGCGAGAGCGACGCCGCGCACATCAAGCGGGTGATCAGCTCGGTGCGGAAGCAGACCACGCCGGGCGCGATCATCCTGTCCCACGACTTCAACCAGCCGGACACCATCGCCGCCTACCAGGAGCTGCTGCCCTGGCTGGTGAAGAACTTCCAGCTGGGCATCCCGTCCGGCACCGGCGAGACGCCGGTCACCCCGGCCACCACCGCGCCGACCCCGGCCACCCCCACGCCGTCGGCCAGCGCGACGACCGCGCCCGTTACGCCGACGACCACTCCGTCGGCCTCGCCCAGCAGCACGCCGTAAGCGAAGGTGGTTCGACCGCAACCCCACGCGCTGCGCTCGACATCGGCCGCCACGGGCGCGATGCCCGCGAGCCGGAGGCGGCGCCGGTCAGCGCCGCTGGCAGGCCGGGCACCAGTAGAGGTTGCGACCGGCCAGGGGACCGATCGCGACCGGGGTGCCGCAGACCAGGCAGGGCTGGGCGGTGCGGCGGTAGACATAGACCTCGCCGCCGTGCCGGTCGACGCGCGGCGCCCGGCGCATCGCCTCCGGGGTGTGCTGGGTGTGCACGGTGTCGATCCGGCCGCGGGCGACGCCCTCTTTCATCAGGGCGCGCAGGTCGTCCCAGAGCGCCGTCCAGCACTCCCGGCCGACCGCGGTGCCCGGGGTGAGCGGCGAGAGACCGGCCCGGAACAACACCTCGTTCGCGTAGATCAGCCCGCAGCCGGCCACGATGGACTGGTCCAGCAGCAGCGCGAAGAGCGGCTTGGTGCTGGACCGGACCTTCCGGTACGACCGGTCCGGGTCGGCGTCGTCGCGCAGCGGGTCGGCGCCCAGCCGGGCCCGCAGCGCGTCGACCGCGGGCGGCTCGAGCACCTCACAGGCGGTCGGGCCGCGCAGGTCGAGCCAGTGACCGGCGCCGGACAGCCGCATCCGGACCTGGCCCACCGGCTCCGGCAGCGGCGGCTCACCCTCGGTGAACTTGCCGTAGAGCCCCAGGTGGACGTGCAGGACGCGGTCGCCCTCGTAGTGGTGCAGCAGGTGTTTGCCGTACGCCTCGGTGTCGCGCAGCACCCGGCCGTCGAGCAGCGCCGCGCCGCTCGCGAACCGGCCCTGCGGGCTGGACACCGCCACCGGATGGCCGGCGAACAGCTCGCGATGGCGGGCGGCGAGGCGGTGAATGGTATGTCCCTCCGGCACGAGCCAAAGGTATCCGCCTTTGTCCCGGTGCCCGGCCGGGCGTGATCAGTGCCACCCGGCCGGCCGGTCGTTCTGCCGTGAGCGGATTCGCCCTGAGGGGAATCGCTGGGTTTCGACACGCCCTGTGAGAGAAGGTGTGAGACGTAGAAGAGCGGATGCGAAAGGGTTGACCCCATGAGTGTTGAACCGACCATGCGCGGCGGCGGCGCGTCCTTCGACGACCAGGTCTTCGAGCGTCTGCTCCGGGAGCGGATCATCTTCCTCGGCAGCGAGGTCAACGACGAGGTGACCAACCGGATCTGCGCGCAGATGCTGCTGCTCGCCTCGGAGGACCCGGAGCGCGACATCGCGCTGTACATCAACTCCCCCGGTGGCTCGATCAGCGCCGGGATGGCGGTGTACGACACCATGCAGTACATCAAGAACGACGTGGCCACCATCGCGATGGGCATGGCCGCCTCGATGGGTCAGTTCCTGCTCTGCGCCGGCACCCCCGGCAAGCGGTACGCGCTGCCCCACGCCCGGGTGATGATGCACCAGCTCTCCGGCGGCATCGGCGGCACCGCGGCGGACATCGCCATCCAGGCCGAGAGCATGCTGCACATCAAGACGGTGATGAACGAGCGGATCGCCTTCCACACCGGGCACACCCCGGAGGAGATCGAGCGCGACTCGGACCGGGACCGCTGGTTCACCGCCCAGCAGGCCCAGGAGTACGGCATCGTCGACCACGTGATCAGCAAGGCCTCCGACGTGAACGCGGTCTCGTCGCTGGTCTGACGCCCGGTTTCCACCCGAGGGATGCACAGTCTTGTGCATCCCTCGTGTCGTTCTCCGGCGGGCCGGGTATGTAACCGGGTCACGACGACCCCGAGATCCCCCGCCAAAGGAGGTGCTGACGTGAGGATTCCCACCTTCTCGCGTGCGGCCACGACCGAGACCGCCGAGACGACCCGGGTTCCGGTGCAGCCCCGCCGGGACGACGACACCACGCAGGACATCACCCGGCCGCGGACCAGCACGGTCACCCCGCCGACCGAGGCGCAGCGCAAGCCGGTCCCGGTCGGCCGCCCGGCCGAGGCACCGGCCCGGCCCGCGCCGGCCGATTCGCCGGCCGGCTCGCCGGCCGCGAAGCCCACGCCGGCGGCCACGACCCGCCGGCCGCGGGCCAGCCTGCTCGCCACGCTCGGCCTGATCGCCGCGGTGGCCGGCATCGCACTGGTGCTCTCCGGCCCGCTGGCCGGCTGGGGCATCGGCGTCGCCGGGCTCGGCCTGGTCCTCTCGCTGGCCGGCCTGAGCGCCACCCGCAAGCAGCACGTGGCCGGCAAGACCGACGCGCTGATCGGCCTGCTGGTCTCGCTCGGCGCGATCGCGCTCGGCGTGCTCGCCCTGACCGGCTCGCTGAGCTGGCTGGGCACCGACACCCAGCCGGCGTCGGATCTGCGCGAGTGGCTTGACGCACAGTTTGCGAACCGCTTCTGACGGGTACCTGACATTTACCGGCAGCGATACGCTGACCGGCACCCCTCGGAACCGGGACGACCTCCTCGTCGGCCCGCCCCGAAATCCTCCGGCGGTTCGCCGGTCGGATCCGGCGGTTCGCCGGACAGCCGCACGGGCGCCCGGGAGTGACGTGAGAACGTCGCTCCCGGGCGCCCGTGTGGCATGTGCGCAACGATTCGCCGCGGCCCCCGGTGATCACGCAACGATCCTGCGCGGTACGCATGGTCGAACCAGAGCGGGTGAAACCTTCTCACCCCTACCGTTTCCTGCATGACCGCCAAGCGCTATCTGATGTGCCGGCCCACCCACTTCGCCGTCACCTACCGGATCAACCCGTGGATGGACCCGACCGCGCCGTACGACAACGCGCTCGCCGTCTCCCAGTGGGAGAACCTGCGTCGGGTCTTCCTCGACCTCGGTCACACCGTCGACCTGATCGAGCCGCTGCCCGGCCTGCCGGACATGGTGTTCGCCGCGAACGGCGGGACGATCATCGACGGCCGCGCGCTGGGCGTGCAGTTCCGGGACGCCGAGCGGGCCGACGAGGCCCCGGCGTACGCCGCCTGGTTCCGGGAGAACGGCTTCGAGGTGACCATGCCGAAGCACGACAACGAGGGCGAGGGCGACATCCTGCTGGCCGGCGAGCTGCTGCTGGCCGGCACCGGGTTCCGCACCGCGCACGCGTCGCACGCCGAGACCCAGGAGTTCCTCCGTCGTCCGGTGGTCACGCTGCAGCTGGTCGACCCGGCGTACTACCACCTGGACACCGCGCTCTGCGTGCTGGACGAGCGGAACATCGCGTACCTGCCGTCGGCCTTCTCGCCCGGCTCGCAGGCCGTCCTCCGGCAGCTCTTCCCGGACGCGATCATCGCGACCCCGGAGGACGCCGCCGTGCTCGGCCTCAACGCGGTCAGCGACGGTCGTAACGTGGTGCTGCCGGTCCAGGCCACCCACCTGACCGAGGAACTGCGCAAGGCCGGTTACCACCCGATCGGGGTGGACGTCTCCGAGCTGCGCAAGGCCGGTGGCGGACCCAAGTGCTGCACGCTGGAGGTGCGCTCGTGACGACCGTGGAATTCCGTACCCCGGAGGCGCTGGCCGCCGCCGAGCGCTGGACCGCGCACAACTACCACCCGCTGCCGGTCGTGGTGGCCGAGGCCGAGGGCGCCTGGGTCACCGACGTGGACGGCCGCCGCTACCTGGACATGCTGGCCGGCTACTCGGCGCTGAACTTCGGGCACCGGCACCCCGGCCTGATCGCCGCCGCGCACGCCCAGCTGGACCGGCTCACGCTGACCAGCCGCGCGTTCGTGCACGACCAGTTCGCCACGTTCTGCCGGGGCCTGGCCGAGCTGTGCGGCAAGGACCTGGTGCTGCCGATGAACACCGGCGCCGAGGCGGTGGAGACCGCGATCAAGGTGGCCCGCAAGTGGGGTTACCAGGTCAAGGGCGTGCCGGACGGGCAGGCCGAGATCATCGTGGCGGACGGCAACTTCCACGGCCGGACCACCACCATCGTCAGCTTCTCCACCGACCCGGAGGCGCGGGCCGACTTCGGGCCGTACACGCCCGGCTTCGTGGTGGTCCCCTACGGCGACGCCGAGGCGCTGGCCGCGGCGATCACGCCGAACACGGTGGCGGTGCTGCTCGAGCCGATCCAGGGCGAGGGCGGCGTGCTGATCCCGCCGGCCGGCTACTTCGCCGCCGTCCGCGAGGCCTGCACCGCGCACAACGTGCTGATGGTGGCCGACGAGATCCAGTCCGGCCTGGGGCGGACCGGGAAGACCTTCGCGATCGAGCACGAGGGCGTCGTCCCGGACATGTACGTGCTCGGCAAGGCGCTCGGCGGCGGCATCGTGCCGGTCTCCGCGGTCGCCGCGAACCGGGACGTGCTGGGCGTGCTGAAGCCCGGCGAGCACGGCTCCACCTTCGGCGGCAACGCGCTGGCCTGCGCGGTCGGCGGCGCGGTCGTCGAACTGCTCGGCACCGGCGAGTTCCAGGAGCGGTCGGCGCGGCTCGGGGCCCGGCTGCAGGCCGGCCTGGAGGCGCTGATCGGCAAGGGCCTGGTCGCGGTCCGCTGCCGCGGGCTGTGGGCCGGCGTCGACATCGACCCGGCGCTGATGACCGGCCGGCAGGCGTGCGAGCGGCTGGCCGAGCGCGGCGTGCTGGCCAAGGACACCCACGGCTCGACGATCCGTCTCGCGCCGCCGCTGGTCATCACCCAGGAGGACCTGGACCACGCGGTCGCTCAGCTCGCCGCGGTCCTGTCCGCCTGACCGCCGGGGGCCTCCTCGCTGCCGCGATGTCGCCCCGACCCGTGCGGTTGCTTTTCCGGTACGACCCGCGGCCCTGTGGCAATCGGCTCGCGAGGCCCGGCCCCCGCACGACCGCACCGCGTGTCGTGCGGGTCCGCCGGCCGACCGCACCCGCACAACCGCACGGCCTGTCGTGCGGGTCCGCCGGCAGACCAGCCCCGCACCACCGCACGGCCTGTCGTGCGGTCCGCCGGCAGACTGGACCCGCACGACCGCACGGCGTGTCGTTTCCGCGGGCCGATCGCGAGGCCCGGCCCGCGCACGACCGCACCGCGACTCACGGTCCCCGGCTGGCTCTCACGGGTCTTTCACCGCGGTCGAGACACCCGCGAGAGCCAGCCGGGAGCGGGAGTGCGGCCGGGACGGTGACCGACGTCGGGCGTCGCGGCGCTCTTGGGGTTTCGGTGACCACCCGCGGACAGTGCAGGGTGGGCTGATCGCTCTAGATCAGCCCGCCCGGCCCGCGCTACTTAAAGAGAATTTGGTGTACGACCGCGGCCCGGCCAGGCTTGGTCGAGGTGATCGGTAGGGTGCTCAGGCCCGCGCTGCCCACTCATATGGCGGGGTGTGGCTCTCTCCCGGCTTGGACCCTGCCGGTCACCGTGGCGCGGAGTGGCTGAAGAGGGGTTTGCCCAGCTGTAAGTAGCGTTGCCCTCCCGCTGGTGTGGTTCTGCCGCGACGACGGGAAGGTCAACGGGTACATGGGTCAGCTGATCATTGGAGTCGATCCGCACAAGCGGTCCGCGACGATCGAGATCATCAACGAGCGTGAACAGGTGCTGGCCCGTGGCAGGTACGGCACCGACACCGGTGGCTACCAGCAGATGCTCGCCGCCGGCCGCCGTCACGCCGGCCGGGTGTGGGCGGTCGAGGGCTGTAACGGCATCGGCCGGCACCTGGCCCAGCGGCTGGTCGCCGACGGCGAAACCGTGCTGGACGTCCCGGCGAAACTCGCCGCGAAAGCCCGCAACTTTGA contains:
- a CDS encoding YidC/Oxa1 family membrane protein insertase, producing the protein MSVTGLFHSVVDAAHTAITALAGLLEPVGGLAPALAIVLFTLLVRACLTPLTYLQIRTERRRAALAPEIAKLRKKHKDPMELATATLALQREHGIGPFAGLLPALVQAPFFMVMYRVTLAPPAGTIAGVPLTAHLTAGLPVFAVLIVLAAAIAWWTSRRAVALAATNPMPLPAAGGSDTQQAVALTTTMLKYLPWLSVLAVAWLPLAGGLYLVTSSAWSAAEQVVRRRLVQAATPAPHPARA
- a CDS encoding DUF6412 domain-containing protein, with product MLLVGYWALAGSALLEPGLSSGPRLVLALALVAAALLVVAAVALPVLTTWLLPGIRAFTRRFRGSAPRLLDPDAAGRPRPRAPTAYPAAA
- a CDS encoding carboxylate-amine ligase, whose protein sequence is MTTAAEGTTTISPELAERAEQHDLLTLGIEEEYLLVDAVEPRGVEAVEAVLAEVPEELRPSVQHEYLRSQIEVASPPQLELTGLREAMVSLRTGLADAAERAGSRLVAVGCGPAAGPSSRLVDEPRYHRMRERFGDLSPGQGVCGTHVHVSIPDEETGVQVLNLLRPWLPTLQAATANSPLAGGRDTGYASWRSMMWERWPTVGPTPYLRSHEHYLTLIADLQASGAMLDEGMLYWYARLSARYPTVEIRMGDVMPTLDDAMLLAALARALVATLVAEVRAGREGPEVSYPLLTAAHWRAAKDGLEGLGLDLATRETRPAWRLLRQLVDYVHPQLERHGDAELVTDLLERLRERGTGAARQRALLAKGTPVAGVVDWLARTTRGEM
- a CDS encoding polysaccharide deacetylase family protein — encoded protein: MRSAVDPAATPRSRSARHRATGDTGSWSTVRTEKGPQRSAGSRRSRAKRPVVGSHRAPNTLPLESWLAAAKNRPTTVLGTLVVAGLLITVVPLSQPDSSDPGQLTTAAQAAASAQAAERNKAAQAGGRQQSDGGAKPQGQPVTGGSATPTPEATVTGRPAEDNPARPVPAGAGPGKSLLTTGGRQVALTFDDGPDPVLTPKILAMLGKYQVKATFCLVGSQARKHPELVRQIVAAGHTLCNHTFDHDLTIGKKNAGQIRADLARTNQAIRDAAPGAAIPFFRAPGGNFSDKLVKVAYADGMSSLYWAVDPRDWEHPAGESDAAHIKRVISSVRKQTTPGAIILSHDFNQPDTIAAYQELLPWLVKNFQLGIPSGTGETPVTPATTAPTPATPTPSASATTAPVTPTTTPSASPSSTP
- a CDS encoding Fpg/Nei family DNA glycosylase codes for the protein MPEGHTIHRLAARHRELFAGHPVAVSSPQGRFASGAALLDGRVLRDTEAYGKHLLHHYEGDRVLHVHLGLYGKFTEGEPPLPEPVGQVRMRLSGAGHWLDLRGPTACEVLEPPAVDALRARLGADPLRDDADPDRSYRKVRSSTKPLFALLLDQSIVAGCGLIYANEVLFRAGLSPLTPGTAVGRECWTALWDDLRALMKEGVARGRIDTVHTQHTPEAMRRAPRVDRHGGEVYVYRRTAQPCLVCGTPVAIGPLAGRNLYWCPACQRR
- a CDS encoding ATP-dependent Clp protease proteolytic subunit; amino-acid sequence: MSVEPTMRGGGASFDDQVFERLLRERIIFLGSEVNDEVTNRICAQMLLLASEDPERDIALYINSPGGSISAGMAVYDTMQYIKNDVATIAMGMAASMGQFLLCAGTPGKRYALPHARVMMHQLSGGIGGTAADIAIQAESMLHIKTVMNERIAFHTGHTPEEIERDSDRDRWFTAQQAQEYGIVDHVISKASDVNAVSSLV
- the ddaH gene encoding dimethylargininase, producing the protein MTAKRYLMCRPTHFAVTYRINPWMDPTAPYDNALAVSQWENLRRVFLDLGHTVDLIEPLPGLPDMVFAANGGTIIDGRALGVQFRDAERADEAPAYAAWFRENGFEVTMPKHDNEGEGDILLAGELLLAGTGFRTAHASHAETQEFLRRPVVTLQLVDPAYYHLDTALCVLDERNIAYLPSAFSPGSQAVLRQLFPDAIIATPEDAAVLGLNAVSDGRNVVLPVQATHLTEELRKAGYHPIGVDVSELRKAGGGPKCCTLEVRS
- the rocD gene encoding ornithine--oxo-acid transaminase; this translates as MTTVEFRTPEALAAAERWTAHNYHPLPVVVAEAEGAWVTDVDGRRYLDMLAGYSALNFGHRHPGLIAAAHAQLDRLTLTSRAFVHDQFATFCRGLAELCGKDLVLPMNTGAEAVETAIKVARKWGYQVKGVPDGQAEIIVADGNFHGRTTTIVSFSTDPEARADFGPYTPGFVVVPYGDAEALAAAITPNTVAVLLEPIQGEGGVLIPPAGYFAAVREACTAHNVLMVADEIQSGLGRTGKTFAIEHEGVVPDMYVLGKALGGGIVPVSAVAANRDVLGVLKPGEHGSTFGGNALACAVGGAVVELLGTGEFQERSARLGARLQAGLEALIGKGLVAVRCRGLWAGVDIDPALMTGRQACERLAERGVLAKDTHGSTIRLAPPLVITQEDLDHAVAQLAAVLSA